TAAGCGCCTTCATAAACATAGCGGATATAAGCGCTACTGCTCCTAATATAAACCAAGCCTTTTGTACACTTATATACATTAAAACTTTTCCCATAACTACAGGACTTGCTATATATCCAAAGCCCATTATAAGTGGAAGTATTCCACTCATTCTTCCCCTATGAGAAATAGGAGTGTGATTAGCTATAAATGGCATAACACTTATAGATAAAATTATTTCTCCTATAGTAAACACAAAAACAGATATGAAGAAAAATATCATGCTGTTTACTAAACCAAGCATTCCAAAACCTACAGTATAAAAAATCCCTCCATATACTATACTAGTTAAATTTTCTGTTTTATTTAATATCTTTGTAATTAATGGAGTCATAATCATAACTACAATTCCATTGAAACTAGCTAAATATCCATAATATTTTGAGCCTAAAGCTCCGTAAGCCTGTGAAACTTGAAGAGGGAACATAAATCCCCATTGGTTATAAACAAAATTATATCCAAAAGTTATAATAGCAAAATACAATAAAATTTTTCTATTCCACAAAACCTTAAACATGGATCCCTCCTCTTTCTTTTCAAGTTTTCTACTTTCATCAGTTATGTCTTCTTTTGTAAGATGAATAGTTTCATTAACAAAGAAAAATATAAGTGTCAAACCAATAAGTGCTGTTAAAGCGTCCCCTATAAATACCCATTTAAGATGATTCTCAAATAAAAGTCCTCCAATTACAGGGCCTACAGCAAATCCTATATTCCAACCCATATAATCAAGAGCATAAGCTGCATTTCTATTATTTGGTTCTGTTAAATCTGCTATGATGGAATCATGTGCAGGTCCTGCAAATCCCATAACAGCACCTGCTGCCATAAGTACGTATATCATATATATACTGGGTTCCATAAATCCACACACTATATATAAAAAACAAGCTAAACCTTCAAATATAATAATCATTTTCTTTCTTCCTACAGTATCTGCAAGTTTTCCACCGATTACACCTGTTGGCATAAACAAAAGTCCTGATATGCTCATATAAAGTCCTGCAGCTTCTGTTGAAAGTCCTATCTTCTTAGTTAAAATAAGTGTCATAAGTGGTCCTACAAAGCATCCCATAGCATTTATAATTTTAGATGCAAATATTACATATATCTCTTTGGGTAATCCCTTGTATGGTTCTAAAAGCTTCTTTAAATAATTCATTATAAATTCCCCCTTTTATGCATATAAAGTTTGATAATCTTAGATTTCATCATCATGTTTTTAATAAATATCCCCGTATTAAATTTTGATGCTCACCTCTTCTCTTAACTCTATGAGTTATAACATTTAAATTGATATAAAAAAGCCCATCAGTATCACTATTTGTATACTAAAGGGCTTTATATTCCAAAATTCTATTGTTTATAAACATTGACTATTATAAAACTAAAAAACCGCTAAGCAAAAATGCTAGCGGCAATAAATTCCATATATTTTATATAAACTAAATAAATTTAAATTAATTTATAAATTATGAATTTCAGCAAATACATTTTTACTCTCTTTCAGTATACTACTATATGTA
The DNA window shown above is from Haloimpatiens massiliensis and carries:
- a CDS encoding MFS transporter, whose translation is MNYLKKLLEPYKGLPKEIYVIFASKIINAMGCFVGPLMTLILTKKIGLSTEAAGLYMSISGLLFMPTGVIGGKLADTVGRKKMIIIFEGLACFLYIVCGFMEPSIYMIYVLMAAGAVMGFAGPAHDSIIADLTEPNNRNAAYALDYMGWNIGFAVGPVIGGLLFENHLKWVFIGDALTALIGLTLIFFFVNETIHLTKEDITDESRKLEKKEEGSMFKVLWNRKILLYFAIITFGYNFVYNQWGFMFPLQVSQAYGALGSKYYGYLASFNGIVVMIMTPLITKILNKTENLTSIVYGGIFYTVGFGMLGLVNSMIFFFISVFVFTIGEIILSISVMPFIANHTPISHRGRMSGILPLIMGFGYIASPVVMGKVLMYISVQKAWFILGAVALISAMFMKALKKLEDNSVEV